One Streptomyces lincolnensis genomic region harbors:
- the galE gene encoding UDP-glucose 4-epimerase GalE — MTWLITGGAGYIGAHVVRAMTEAGERTVVYDDLSTGIAARVPEDVPLVEGSTLDGERLAHTLADHEVTGVVHLAAKKQVGESVELPLRYYRENVEGLRVLLEAVTEARVPSFVFSSSAAVYGMPDVPLVTEETPCVPMSPYGETKLAGEWLVRATGRATGLSTASLRYFNVAGAASPDLADVGVFNLIPMVFERLTDQAPPRIFGDDYATADGTCVRDYIHVVDLAEAHVAAAHALQSSPGRDLTLNIGRGEGVSVREMIDRINALTGYDRPPTVMPRRPGDPSRVVASAARAATELGWTAKHDIEDMISSAWEGWVRLHPEAARA; from the coding sequence TGATCACCGGCGGCGCCGGCTACATCGGGGCCCATGTCGTACGGGCGATGACCGAGGCGGGCGAGCGGACGGTGGTGTACGACGACCTCTCCACCGGCATCGCCGCCCGCGTCCCCGAGGACGTACCCCTGGTGGAGGGCTCGACCCTGGACGGCGAGCGCCTGGCGCACACCCTCGCCGACCACGAGGTCACCGGCGTGGTCCACCTGGCGGCGAAGAAGCAGGTGGGCGAGTCGGTGGAACTGCCGCTGCGCTACTACCGGGAGAACGTCGAGGGCCTGCGCGTCCTGCTGGAGGCCGTGACGGAGGCGCGCGTGCCGTCCTTCGTGTTCTCGTCCTCCGCGGCGGTGTACGGCATGCCGGACGTCCCCCTGGTCACCGAGGAGACGCCCTGTGTCCCCATGTCGCCGTACGGCGAGACCAAGCTGGCCGGGGAGTGGCTGGTCAGGGCCACGGGCCGGGCGACGGGCCTGTCCACGGCCTCGCTTCGCTACTTCAACGTGGCGGGCGCCGCGAGCCCCGACCTCGCCGACGTCGGCGTCTTCAACCTCATCCCCATGGTCTTCGAACGGCTCACCGACCAGGCGCCCCCGCGCATCTTCGGCGACGACTACGCCACCGCGGACGGCACCTGCGTCCGCGACTACATCCACGTCGTCGACCTCGCCGAGGCCCATGTCGCCGCGGCGCACGCCCTGCAGTCCTCCCCCGGCCGCGACCTCACCCTCAACATCGGCCGCGGCGAAGGCGTTTCGGTCCGCGAGATGATCGACCGCATCAACGCCCTCACAGGCTACGACCGTCCCCCCACCGTCATGCCCCGCCGCCCGGGCGACCCCTCCCGCGTCGTCGCCTCCGCCGCCCGCGCCGCCACCGAACTCGGCTGGACCGCCAAGCACGACATCGAGGACATGATCAGCTCCGCCTGGGAGGGCTGGGTCCGCCTGCACCCGGAGGCGGCGCGCGCCTGA
- a CDS encoding YciI family protein produces the protein MHVVELAFTPAPERLAARPAHRETLARLHAEGSLVTAGPWADDSGALLVFALDRPALEAVLRDDPYYRRTPGVEVRSVREWRPVVGDRRQET, from the coding sequence GTGCACGTCGTGGAACTCGCCTTCACGCCCGCTCCCGAACGCCTCGCCGCCCGCCCGGCCCACCGCGAGACCCTGGCCCGCCTGCACGCCGAGGGAAGCCTCGTCACGGCAGGCCCCTGGGCCGACGACAGCGGAGCGCTCCTGGTGTTCGCCCTGGACCGGCCGGCCCTGGAGGCGGTGCTGCGGGACGACCCCTACTACCGCCGCACACCCGGTGTCGAGGTGCGGTCCGTCCGGGAGTGGCGGCCGGTCGTGGGGGACCGGAGGCAGGAGACGTGA
- a CDS encoding Crp/Fnr family transcriptional regulator — translation MGGDGWRRLRDVPLFTALPDEDLSALWSASVPRRYDRGETLRVQGAPADHLLVLLEGRTAASATTAGGRVVGFGTWAAPCALDKVALLDGAGHTATFTAVSPCTVRAVPRARFTALLDDSAAVRAHVFRLLAAQARAQQHRLTDTVALPCEARLAAWLLERQATAGEVVLPGGQRELADLLGVTRVTVNRALSRLRHDGLIRWADPGRVRIVAPELLALRAGGG, via the coding sequence ATGGGCGGGGACGGCTGGCGACGACTGCGGGACGTGCCCCTGTTCACGGCGCTGCCGGACGAGGACCTGAGCGCCCTGTGGAGCGCGTCCGTACCGCGCCGCTACGACCGCGGAGAGACCCTGCGTGTCCAGGGCGCCCCCGCCGATCACCTGCTCGTGCTGCTGGAGGGCCGCACGGCCGCTTCCGCCACGACGGCGGGCGGGCGGGTCGTCGGGTTCGGCACCTGGGCGGCGCCCTGCGCGCTGGACAAGGTGGCGCTGCTCGACGGGGCGGGCCACACGGCGACGTTCACCGCGGTGTCCCCGTGCACCGTACGGGCCGTGCCGCGGGCCCGGTTCACGGCGCTGCTCGACGACTCGGCGGCGGTCCGCGCCCATGTGTTCCGCCTCCTGGCGGCCCAGGCGCGCGCCCAGCAGCACCGGCTGACGGACACGGTCGCGCTGCCGTGCGAGGCCCGCCTGGCCGCCTGGCTCCTGGAGCGGCAGGCCACCGCCGGCGAGGTCGTCCTGCCGGGCGGCCAGCGCGAACTGGCCGACCTCCTGGGCGTCACCCGCGTCACGGTGAACCGCGCCCTGTCCCGGCTCCGCCACGACGGCCTGATCCGCTGGGCCGATCCCGGCCGGGTCCGGATCGTCGCCCCGGAACTACTCGCGCTGCGCGCGGGCGGCGGCTGA
- a CDS encoding TetR/AcrR family transcriptional regulator → MLVRMTTNAEEPQTRPRRRAPAGAAVLREDVTEAIRAAVFEELAAVGYARMSIEGIARRAGVGKTAVYRRWRSKLHLVLDVVSAIAVMGLPVPDTGSLEGDLRLLYEVTSRALRHPVASQVIPDLQAEAARNPEIAEALQKALREGQEGVASKIVVAAEQRGEIRRGFDEELALDLISGPLYWRSVVIRSPKLPKGYLEALTRATAGALKAL, encoded by the coding sequence ATGCTGGTGCGCATGACGACCAACGCCGAGGAGCCGCAGACGCGTCCGCGCCGCCGGGCCCCCGCGGGAGCCGCCGTGCTCCGGGAGGATGTGACGGAGGCCATTCGGGCGGCCGTCTTCGAGGAGCTCGCGGCCGTCGGCTACGCGCGCATGTCCATCGAGGGCATCGCGCGCCGCGCGGGCGTCGGCAAGACCGCGGTGTACCGCCGCTGGCGCTCCAAGCTGCATCTGGTGCTCGACGTGGTGTCCGCGATCGCGGTGATGGGCCTGCCCGTGCCGGACACGGGCTCCCTGGAGGGCGACCTCAGGCTGCTGTACGAGGTGACCTCCCGCGCCCTGCGGCACCCCGTGGCCTCGCAGGTCATCCCCGACCTCCAGGCCGAGGCGGCCCGCAACCCCGAGATCGCCGAGGCCCTTCAGAAGGCCCTGCGGGAGGGCCAGGAGGGCGTGGCCAGCAAGATCGTGGTGGCGGCGGAGCAGCGGGGCGAGATCCGGCGCGGCTTCGACGAGGAACTCGCCCTGGACCTCATCTCGGGCCCCCTGTACTGGCGTTCGGTGGTGATCCGCAGCCCGAAGCTGCCGAAGGGCTACCTGGAGGCCCTGACCCGGGCCACCGCGGGAGCGCTCAAGGCGCTGTGA
- a CDS encoding ABC transporter permease — translation MSQVLHTPPPTTAPAADDDLTALATRHGLSVSGARPSLPEYVRQLWARRHFIAAFSTAKLTAQYSQAKLGQVWQVMTPLLNAAVYYFIFGILLGTKKGVPDYIPFLVTGVFIWTFTQSSIMAGTRAISGNLGLVRALHFPRAALPISFCLQQLQQLLFSMAALVVILLCFGVPLSASWLLAIPALVLQFTFNTGVSMIMARFGATTPDIAQLMPFVLRTWMYVSGVMWSIDHLAKGHHSWPSWVVPVLQANPAAIYIDLMRYSLIDSFHSSQLPHHVWAIAIGWALLAGVGGFIYFWKAEETYGRG, via the coding sequence GTGAGTCAGGTCCTCCACACACCGCCCCCGACGACGGCACCCGCCGCCGACGACGACCTCACGGCCCTCGCCACGCGCCACGGTCTCTCGGTCAGCGGTGCCCGCCCCTCGCTGCCCGAGTACGTCCGCCAGCTGTGGGCGCGGCGCCACTTCATCGCCGCGTTCTCGACGGCCAAGCTCACCGCCCAGTACAGCCAGGCGAAGCTGGGCCAGGTCTGGCAGGTGATGACCCCGCTGTTGAACGCGGCGGTCTACTACTTCATCTTCGGCATCCTGCTCGGCACCAAGAAGGGCGTGCCGGACTACATCCCGTTCCTGGTCACGGGCGTGTTCATCTGGACGTTCACGCAGAGCTCGATCATGGCGGGCACCCGGGCGATCTCCGGCAACCTCGGCCTCGTGCGCGCCCTGCACTTCCCGCGGGCGGCCCTGCCGATCTCCTTCTGCCTCCAGCAGCTCCAGCAGCTGCTGTTCTCGATGGCGGCCCTGGTCGTCATCCTGCTCTGCTTCGGTGTGCCGCTCTCCGCCTCCTGGCTGCTGGCGATCCCGGCCCTGGTGCTCCAGTTCACCTTCAACACCGGCGTCTCGATGATCATGGCCCGGTTCGGGGCGACGACGCCGGACATCGCCCAGCTGATGCCGTTCGTCCTGCGCACGTGGATGTACGTCTCCGGCGTGATGTGGAGCATCGACCACCTGGCCAAGGGCCATCACAGCTGGCCGTCCTGGGTGGTCCCCGTCCTCCAGGCCAACCCGGCGGCCATCTACATCGACCTGATGCGCTACTCCCTGATCGACAGCTTCCACTCCAGCCAACTGCCGCACCACGTGTGGGCGATCGCGATCGGCTGGGCCCTGCTCGCCGGAGTCGGCGGCTTCATCTACTTCTGGAAGGCTGAGGAGACGTACGGCCGTGGCTGA
- a CDS encoding ABC transporter ATP-binding protein, whose amino-acid sequence MADNENIPTVVVDGVDIVYRVNGTGAGKGSATAALNRMLRRKQTEKAAGVRKVHAVKKVSFVAYKGEAIGLIGTNGSGKSTLLKAVAGLLPVENGRIYTHGQPSLLGVNAALMNDLTGERNVYLGGLAMGMSREQVRDRYEEIVDFSGINEKGDFITLPMRTYSSGMAARLRFSIAAAKDHDVLLIDEALATGDRSFQKRSESRIRELRKHAGTVFLVSHSNKSIRDTCDRVLWLERGELRMDGPTDEVLEAYEAFTGGPDKARPKAA is encoded by the coding sequence GTGGCTGACAACGAGAACATCCCCACCGTGGTCGTCGACGGCGTCGACATCGTCTACCGGGTCAACGGCACCGGCGCCGGCAAGGGCTCCGCCACCGCCGCCCTCAACCGCATGCTGCGCCGCAAGCAGACCGAGAAGGCGGCGGGCGTCCGCAAGGTGCACGCCGTGAAGAAGGTGTCCTTCGTCGCGTACAAGGGCGAGGCGATCGGCCTGATCGGCACCAACGGTTCCGGCAAGTCGACCCTGCTGAAGGCGGTCGCGGGCCTGCTCCCGGTGGAGAACGGCCGGATCTACACCCACGGCCAGCCCTCCCTCCTCGGCGTCAACGCGGCCCTGATGAACGACCTCACCGGCGAGCGCAACGTCTACCTCGGCGGCCTCGCCATGGGCATGTCCCGCGAGCAGGTCAGGGACCGTTACGAGGAGATCGTCGACTTCTCCGGCATCAACGAGAAGGGCGACTTCATCACCCTGCCGATGCGCACCTACTCCTCCGGCATGGCGGCCCGCCTCCGCTTCTCCATCGCCGCCGCCAAGGACCACGACGTCCTGCTCATCGACGAGGCCCTCGCCACCGGCGACCGCTCCTTCCAGAAGCGGTCCGAGTCCCGGATCCGTGAGCTGCGCAAGCACGCGGGCACGGTGTTCCTGGTCAGCCACAGCAACAAGTCGATCCGCGACACCTGCGACCGCGTGCTGTGGCTGGAGCGCGGCGAACTGCGCATGGACGGCCCGACCGACGAGGTCCTGGAGGCCTACGAGGCCTTCACCGGCGGCCCGGACAAGGCCAGGCCGAAGGCGGCCTAG
- a CDS encoding NAD-glutamate dehydrogenase — MQTKLDEAKAELLERAARVAENSPVGGHLPTGTTDASTSGTPDSETVLAFLQRYYLHTAPEDLGDREPVDVFGAALSHYRLAETRPQGTANVRVHTPTVEENGWTCSHSVVEVVTDDMPFLVDSVTNELTRQGRGIHVVIHPQIVVRRDVTGKLIEVLTAPAAGDLPHDAYTESWIHVEIDRETDRGDLKQITADLLRVLSDAREAVEDWDKMRDAALRMADELPKEPIASDLREQEIEEARELLRWLAADHFTFLGYREYQLRQDDSLAAVPGTGLGILRSDPHHADGESHPVSPSFERLPADARAKAREHKLLVLTKANSRATVHRPSYLDYIGVKKFDADGNVVGERRFLGLFSSAAYTESVRRVPVIRRKVSEVLERAGFSPNSHDGRDLLQILETYPRDELFQTPPDELQAIVTSVLYLQERRRLRLYLRQDEYGRYYSALVYLPRDRYTTGVRLRIIDILKEELGGTSVDFTAWNTESILSRLHFVVRVAQGTELPELSDADKDRIEARLVEAARSWADGFAEALNAEFGEERAAELLRRYGNAVPEGYKADHNPRAAVADLANLEQLSEEKSFALSLYEPVGSAPEERRFKIYRKGDSISLSAVLPVLSRLGVEVVDERPYELRCSDRSVAWIYDFGLRMPQPKSGSGDYLGDDGRERFQDAFAATWTGQAENDGFNALVLSAGLNWRQAMVLRAYAKYLRQAGSTFSQDYMEDTLRNNVHTTRLLVSLFEARMSPDRQRAGHEIVDALLEEVDAALDQVASLDEDRILRSFLTVIKATLRTNFFQEAAGGKPHDYVSMKFDPQAIPDLPAPRPAYEIWVYSPRVEGVHLRFGKVARGGLRWSDRREDFRTEILGLVKAQMVKNTVIVPVGAKGGFVAKQLPDPSVDRDAWLAEGVASYKTFISALLDITDNMVAGEVVPPADVVRHDEDDTYLVVAADKGTATFSDIANGVAEQYNFWLGDAFASGGSAGYDHKGMGITARGAWESVKRHFQELGVNTQAEDFTVVGIGDMSGDVFGNGMLLSEHIRLVAAFDHRHIFIDPKPEAATSYAERRRVFELPRSSWADYDTGLISAGGGVFPRTAKAIPVNAHIREALGIEGKVAKMTPADLMKAILKAPVDLLWNGGIGTYVKASTETHADVGDKANDPIRVDGADLRVKVVGEGGNLGLTQLGRIEFALHGGRINTDAIDNSAGVDTSDHEVNIKILLNGLVADGDMTVKQRNKLLAEMTDEVGHLVLRNNYAQNTAIANALAQSKDMLHAQQRYLRHLVREGLLDRALEFLPTDRQIRERLGAGQGLTSPETAVLLAYTKITVAEELLHTSLPDDPYLRGLLHTYFPAALREQFAERIDGHPLHREITTTVLVNDTVNTGGTTYLHRLREETGASLEEIVRAQTAARAIFRSGVVWDGVEELDNRVEAAVQTRIRLHSRRLVERGTRWLLNNRPQPLQLAETVDFFGDRVELVWSQLPKLLKGADLEWYQKIYDELSAAGVPVELATRVAGFSSAFPTLDIVSVGDRMGRDPMDVAEVYYDLADRLHMTQLMDRIIELPRADRWQSMARASIREDLYAAHSALTSDVLAVGNGTSTPEQRFKAWEEKNAAILGRARTTLDEIQGSETFDLANLSVAMRTMRTLLRTHS, encoded by the coding sequence ATGCAGACCAAGCTGGACGAAGCCAAGGCCGAGCTGCTCGAGAGGGCCGCCCGGGTAGCTGAGAACAGCCCGGTCGGGGGGCACCTACCGACCGGGACGACGGACGCGAGCACATCCGGCACCCCGGACAGCGAGACCGTGCTCGCGTTCCTCCAGCGCTACTACCTGCACACCGCCCCGGAGGACCTCGGCGACCGCGAACCGGTCGACGTCTTCGGCGCCGCACTCTCGCACTACCGGCTGGCCGAAACCCGCCCGCAGGGTACGGCCAACGTGCGGGTGCACACCCCGACCGTCGAGGAGAACGGCTGGACGTGCAGCCACTCCGTCGTCGAGGTGGTCACCGACGACATGCCCTTCCTCGTGGACTCGGTGACGAACGAACTGACGCGGCAGGGACGCGGCATCCACGTCGTCATCCACCCCCAGATCGTCGTCCGGCGCGATGTCACCGGCAAGCTCATCGAGGTGCTCACCGCACCGGCCGCCGGCGACCTCCCGCACGACGCGTACACCGAGTCCTGGATCCACGTAGAGATCGACCGTGAGACCGACCGCGGAGACCTGAAGCAGATCACCGCCGACCTGCTGCGCGTCCTGTCGGACGCCCGCGAGGCCGTCGAGGACTGGGACAAGATGCGGGACGCGGCCCTGCGCATGGCCGACGAACTGCCGAAGGAGCCCATCGCCTCGGACCTGCGCGAGCAGGAGATCGAGGAGGCCCGCGAGCTGCTGCGCTGGCTGGCCGCCGACCACTTCACCTTCCTCGGCTACCGCGAGTACCAACTGCGGCAGGACGACTCCCTGGCCGCCGTCCCCGGCACCGGCCTCGGCATCCTGCGCTCCGACCCGCACCACGCCGACGGCGAGAGCCACCCCGTCAGCCCGTCCTTCGAGCGGCTGCCGGCCGACGCCCGGGCCAAGGCCCGCGAGCACAAGCTCCTGGTGCTGACCAAGGCCAACAGCCGGGCCACCGTGCACCGGCCGTCGTACCTCGACTACATCGGGGTCAAGAAGTTCGACGCCGACGGCAATGTGGTGGGCGAGCGGCGTTTCCTCGGGCTGTTCTCCTCGGCCGCGTACACCGAGTCGGTGCGCCGGGTGCCCGTCATCCGGCGCAAGGTCTCCGAGGTGCTGGAGCGTGCCGGGTTCTCGCCCAACAGCCATGACGGGCGCGACCTGCTCCAGATCCTGGAGACCTACCCGCGGGACGAGCTCTTTCAGACCCCGCCCGACGAGTTGCAGGCCATCGTCACCTCGGTCCTGTACCTCCAGGAGCGCAGGCGGCTGCGGCTGTACCTGCGCCAGGACGAGTACGGCCGCTACTACTCGGCCCTCGTGTACCTGCCCCGCGACCGGTACACCACCGGCGTCCGCCTGCGGATCATCGACATCCTCAAGGAGGAACTCGGCGGTACCAGCGTCGACTTCACCGCCTGGAACACCGAGTCGATCCTCTCCCGGCTGCACTTCGTCGTCCGGGTCGCGCAGGGCACCGAGCTGCCGGAGCTGTCCGACGCCGACAAGGACCGCATCGAGGCGCGTCTGGTGGAGGCCGCGCGGTCCTGGGCGGACGGCTTCGCGGAGGCGCTCAACGCCGAGTTCGGCGAGGAGCGCGCCGCCGAACTGCTGCGCCGCTACGGCAACGCCGTTCCCGAGGGCTACAAGGCCGACCACAATCCGCGTGCCGCGGTCGCCGACCTCGCGAACCTCGAACAGCTCAGCGAGGAGAAGAGCTTCGCGCTCAGCCTGTACGAGCCCGTGGGCTCCGCGCCCGAGGAGCGCCGGTTCAAGATCTACCGCAAGGGTGACTCCATCTCCCTGTCCGCGGTGCTGCCGGTCCTCAGCCGGCTCGGCGTCGAGGTCGTGGACGAGCGGCCGTACGAACTGCGCTGCTCCGACCGGAGCGTGGCCTGGATCTACGACTTCGGGCTGCGCATGCCCCAGCCGAAGAGCGGGAGCGGCGACTACCTCGGCGACGACGGACGCGAGCGGTTCCAGGACGCCTTCGCCGCCACCTGGACCGGTCAGGCGGAGAACGACGGGTTCAACGCCCTGGTGCTGAGCGCCGGCCTGAACTGGCGTCAGGCGATGGTGCTGCGGGCGTACGCGAAGTACCTGCGGCAGGCGGGCTCGACGTTCAGCCAGGACTACATGGAGGACACCCTCCGCAACAACGTCCACACCACCCGGCTGCTCGTCTCCCTGTTCGAGGCGCGGATGTCGCCGGACCGGCAGCGCGCCGGGCACGAGATCGTGGACGCCCTGCTGGAAGAGGTCGACGCGGCCCTCGACCAGGTCGCGAGTCTCGACGAGGACCGGATCCTGCGGTCCTTCCTCACCGTCATCAAGGCGACGCTGCGCACGAACTTCTTCCAGGAGGCGGCGGGCGGCAAGCCGCACGACTACGTCTCCATGAAGTTCGACCCGCAGGCCATCCCCGATCTGCCGGCGCCGCGGCCGGCGTACGAGATCTGGGTGTACTCGCCGCGCGTCGAGGGCGTGCATCTCAGGTTCGGGAAGGTCGCGCGCGGCGGGCTGCGCTGGTCCGACCGGCGTGAGGACTTCCGGACCGAGATCCTCGGCCTGGTCAAGGCGCAGATGGTGAAGAACACCGTCATCGTGCCGGTCGGCGCCAAGGGCGGCTTCGTCGCCAAGCAGCTGCCCGACCCGAGCGTGGACCGGGACGCCTGGCTCGCCGAGGGGGTCGCCAGCTACAAGACGTTCATCTCCGCGCTGCTCGACATCACCGACAACATGGTGGCCGGCGAGGTCGTCCCGCCCGCCGACGTGGTCCGGCACGACGAGGACGACACCTACCTCGTGGTCGCCGCCGACAAGGGCACCGCGACCTTCTCCGACATCGCCAACGGGGTGGCCGAGCAGTACAACTTCTGGCTCGGCGACGCCTTCGCCTCCGGCGGCTCGGCCGGCTACGACCACAAGGGCATGGGCATCACCGCCCGCGGTGCCTGGGAGTCCGTCAAGCGGCACTTCCAGGAGCTGGGCGTGAACACGCAGGCCGAGGACTTCACGGTCGTCGGCATCGGCGACATGTCCGGTGACGTGTTCGGCAACGGCATGCTGCTCAGCGAGCACATCCGCCTGGTCGCCGCCTTCGACCACCGGCACATCTTCATCGACCCGAAGCCGGAAGCGGCCACCTCCTACGCCGAGCGCCGCCGCGTCTTCGAACTGCCCCGCTCCAGCTGGGCCGACTACGACACCGGCCTCATCTCCGCGGGCGGCGGCGTCTTCCCGCGCACCGCCAAGGCGATCCCGGTCAACGCGCACATCCGTGAGGCCCTCGGTATCGAGGGCAAGGTCGCCAAGATGACACCGGCCGACCTGATGAAGGCGATCCTCAAGGCACCGGTCGACCTGCTGTGGAACGGCGGCATCGGGACGTACGTGAAGGCGAGCACCGAAACGCACGCGGACGTCGGCGACAAGGCCAACGACCCGATCCGCGTCGACGGCGCCGACCTGCGCGTCAAGGTCGTCGGCGAGGGCGGCAACCTGGGCCTGACCCAGCTCGGCCGGATCGAGTTCGCGCTGCACGGCGGCAGGATCAACACCGATGCCATCGACAACAGCGCGGGCGTGGACACCTCCGACCACGAGGTGAACATCAAGATCCTGCTCAACGGCCTGGTCGCGGACGGCGACATGACCGTCAAGCAGCGCAACAAGCTGCTCGCCGAGATGACCGACGAGGTCGGCCACCTGGTCCTGCGCAACAACTACGCGCAGAACACGGCCATCGCCAACGCCCTCGCCCAGTCCAAGGACATGCTCCACGCCCAGCAGCGCTACCTGCGTCACCTGGTGCGCGAGGGCCTCCTGGACCGTGCACTGGAGTTCCTGCCCACCGACCGCCAGATCCGTGAACGGCTCGGCGCGGGACAGGGGCTGACCAGCCCGGAGACGGCCGTCCTGCTGGCGTACACGAAGATCACGGTCGCCGAGGAACTGCTGCACACCTCGCTGCCCGACGACCCGTACCTGCGCGGCCTGCTGCACACGTACTTCCCGGCCGCGCTGCGCGAGCAGTTCGCCGAGCGCATCGACGGCCACCCGCTGCACCGCGAGATCACCACGACCGTCCTGGTCAACGACACGGTCAACACGGGCGGTACGACCTATCTGCACCGCCTGCGCGAGGAGACCGGCGCCTCGCTGGAGGAGATCGTGCGGGCGCAGACCGCGGCCCGGGCGATCTTCCGCTCCGGCGTCGTGTGGGACGGGGTCGAGGAGCTCGACAACCGGGTCGAGGCCGCCGTACAGACCCGTATCCGGCTGCACTCGCGCCGGCTGGTGGAGCGCGGCACCCGCTGGCTGCTCAACAACCGGCCGCAGCCGCTCCAGCTCGCCGAGACCGTCGACTTCTTCGGCGACCGCGTCGAGCTGGTGTGGTCGCAGCTGCCGAAGCTGCTCAAGGGCGCGGACCTGGAGTGGTACCAGAAGATCTACGACGAGCTGAGCGCCGCCGGGGTCCCGGTCGAACTCGCCACCCGTGTGGCCGGGTTCTCCTCCGCCTTCCCGACGCTCGACATCGTCTCGGTGGGCGACCGCATGGGCCGGGACCCGATGGACGTCGCCGAGGTCTACTACGACCTCGCCGACCGGCTGCACATGACCCAGCTCATGGACCGCATCATCGAGCTGCCCCGCGCCGACCGCTGGCAGTCCATGGCCCGCGCCTCCATCCGCGAGGACCTGTACGCGGCCCACTCGGCGCTGACCTCGGACGTGCTCGCCGTCGGCAACGGCACCTCGACTCCCGAGCAGCGCTTCAAGGCCTGGGAGGAGAAGAACGCGGCGATCCTCGGCCGGGCGCGCACGACCCTGGACGAGATCCAGGGCTCGGAGACGTTCGACCTGGCGAACCTGTCCGTGGCGATGCGGACCATGCGGACGCTGCTGCGGACGCATTCGTAG
- a CDS encoding DJ-1/PfpI family protein → MTAKILIVTGDAAESLEVLYPYQRLREEGYDVHIAAPARKKLRFVVHDFEPGFDTYTEKPGYSWPADLAFAEVDPGQYAALVIPGGRAPEYLRNDPELRKILKSFFDSDKPVAQICHGPLLTAAVDGLRGRRVTAYPALELDMQAAGATFQDAETVVDGTLVSARAWPDHSRWMREFLTVLRAKAPVT, encoded by the coding sequence ATGACCGCGAAAATCCTCATCGTCACCGGCGACGCAGCAGAGTCGCTGGAGGTCCTGTACCCCTACCAGCGCCTCCGCGAGGAGGGCTACGACGTCCATATCGCCGCCCCCGCCCGCAAGAAGCTCCGGTTCGTGGTCCACGACTTCGAACCCGGCTTCGACACCTACACCGAGAAACCCGGCTACTCCTGGCCCGCCGATCTGGCCTTCGCCGAGGTCGATCCCGGCCAGTACGCCGCTCTCGTCATCCCCGGCGGCCGCGCTCCCGAGTACCTGCGCAACGACCCCGAACTCCGCAAGATCCTCAAGTCCTTCTTCGACTCCGACAAACCCGTCGCCCAGATCTGCCACGGCCCGCTGCTCACCGCCGCGGTCGACGGCCTCCGCGGCCGCCGCGTCACGGCGTACCCCGCTCTGGAACTGGACATGCAGGCCGCCGGCGCCACCTTCCAGGACGCCGAGACCGTCGTGGACGGCACCCTCGTCTCCGCCCGGGCCTGGCCGGACCACTCCCGCTGGATGCGGGAGTTCCTGACGGTGCTGCGGGCGAAGGCACCGGTGACGTGA
- a CDS encoding HAD family hydrolase has protein sequence MGKQSDAHIVWDWNGTLFHDNDAIIGATNAAFAELGLAPITMEQYRALYCVPVPKFYERLMGRLPTEAEWLVMDETFHRYYAEHRVGCGLTAGVAELLAGWRSAGGSQSLLSMYVHDELVPLVRGFGIEAHFIRVDGRTGPSGGSKAEHMVRHLAALADVDPTRTVVIGDAADDAVAALHVGARAVLYTGGSHSRVSLEAVGVPVVDSLEEAVVEAQRLAA, from the coding sequence ATGGGGAAGCAGAGCGACGCGCACATTGTCTGGGACTGGAACGGCACGCTGTTCCATGACAATGACGCGATCATCGGGGCGACGAACGCGGCGTTCGCGGAGTTGGGGCTGGCGCCGATCACGATGGAGCAGTACCGGGCGCTGTACTGCGTGCCGGTGCCGAAGTTCTACGAGCGGCTGATGGGTCGGTTGCCCACCGAGGCCGAGTGGTTGGTCATGGACGAGACCTTCCACCGGTACTACGCCGAGCATCGGGTGGGGTGCGGGCTCACGGCGGGAGTGGCGGAGCTGCTCGCGGGGTGGCGGTCGGCGGGTGGCAGCCAGTCCCTCCTCAGCATGTACGTCCATGACGAACTCGTGCCGCTGGTGCGCGGGTTCGGGATCGAGGCGCACTTCATACGCGTCGACGGGCGGACCGGGCCGTCCGGGGGAAGCAAGGCGGAGCACATGGTGCGGCATCTCGCGGCGCTCGCCGACGTGGATCCCACTCGTACGGTGGTGATCGGGGACGCCGCGGATGACGCGGTGGCGGCTCTGCACGTGGGGGCTCGGGCCGTCCTGTACACCGGGGGGTCGCACAGTCGGGTGAGCCTGGAAGCGGTGGGGGTGCCGGTCGTGGACTCGCTGGAGGAGGCCGTGGTGGAGGCGCAGCGGCTGGCGGCGTAA